The proteins below are encoded in one region of Pseudomonas putida NBRC 14164:
- a CDS encoding lipopolysaccharide kinase InaA family protein: protein MAVAQKGESRFDFYWRQQGEWVEEPNQRRGGESGVQRLNDANGKLLYAKRQVGHIYRSLLHPFGRPTVLRELDALNSFEQLGVRVPRIVFCGAERDADHQWRALLVSEALDGFIELDNWHAEGARERYPQVVHERMLKDLADNLARMHLGHWQHGCLYGKHVFIKVIGEGEQARVEVALLDLEKCRRRISCQRAAGNDLRQLRRHSSLNDAEWQTLLYFYKMAFGSAVKGLG from the coding sequence AACCTAACCAGCGCCGCGGTGGCGAGAGTGGTGTGCAACGCCTCAATGATGCCAATGGCAAGCTGCTGTATGCCAAGCGTCAGGTCGGGCATATCTACCGCAGCCTGCTGCACCCTTTTGGCCGGCCGACCGTATTGCGTGAACTCGATGCGCTGAACAGCTTCGAGCAACTGGGCGTGCGTGTACCGCGCATCGTCTTCTGTGGTGCCGAACGCGATGCCGACCACCAATGGCGTGCGCTGCTGGTGAGCGAAGCATTGGACGGGTTTATCGAACTCGACAACTGGCATGCCGAAGGTGCCCGTGAGCGTTACCCGCAGGTGGTGCATGAGCGCATGCTCAAGGACCTGGCGGACAACCTTGCGCGCATGCACCTGGGGCACTGGCAGCACGGCTGCCTGTATGGCAAGCACGTATTCATCAAGGTGATTGGCGAAGGCGAGCAAGCGCGCGTCGAAGTGGCGCTGCTGGACCTGGAAAAGTGCCGGCGGCGTATCAGTTGCCAGCGTGCGGCAGGTAACGACCTGCGCCAGCTGCGCCGCCATTCGTCGCTCAATGACGCGGAATGGCAGACGCTGCTCTACTTTTACAAGATGGCGTTTGGCAGCGCTGTCAAAGGGTTAGGGTAA